A segment of the Lycium ferocissimum isolate CSIRO_LF1 chromosome 10, AGI_CSIRO_Lferr_CH_V1, whole genome shotgun sequence genome:
GATTTTGGTTACCCTTCCTTTCCCTCAAAGAATAGCATTGATccatttctttgtttttgtttttgtccatttctgtttttgtttttggaagGAGTGATGGTGGAGGTTGAAAGAAAAGATAGAGTATTTTGTGGATGATTAAGTCAAAGTGAGGATCCCACTATATTTGGTTGGCCaaccaatttctttttttgataatgTGTCACCTCAGATTCAAACAAGTGATACAACTAGCATTTTCCATCCCTTTTTGCATCTCACATTGGAATAGTTAGTGCCATACCAAATCAATAAAAGTGTGTTGAAATTTATTATAAACAATTGATATGTCTAGGAAAAACATGTAGAGAAATACTTCTTGGTTGAAATCATGAAGATATCATCAAGGTTCCTTTATAATAATttggtataaattttaaaagtacaTTTACAAGGGGAATGACAAACGATTGAAATAGAATGGTGAAAGGAGTTTTGTTTTGGAAAGTGTACTTAGAAAATTACAAaagatattaaaaataaataataaaaaaatttagtcaaattaaagTGTCTATAAGCTAATTCGACTCAATTCGGATTATAAGCACTTTTAATAAATATATGTCCTTTTAACCCTTTTACAGCCATTTCGAATAATAATGACCACCttccattttatttatttatttttttatttttatttttttgtataatgAATAAGCTAATTTAACGTTAAAATTATTGTCTCCTTACATTTGTCATGCAACAAGAAATTACTACTACGATAGCCCCACATAATTGTTACTATGAAGAAACATTTTGCTCAAAACTTATCTTAAAACTCaacaaaagaaagctaaaatTCAGCAAAACCAGTATTACCCCCACAGCTTTCTTAGATTTGTGAATTTCATACTAATCCAACTAACCTGTTTCTTTCCCCAAAATTATCTACCATATAGGTTAGTATTGATCcggtgaagaaaagaaaatttaattgaTAACGACGTTAAGTCTGGAGGAAGCATCTGATCACATATTCCAAAACCTTCAAGGATTAGGCATAAATAGTGTAATTTTATGAAGGTGGCAAATTTAGATGGAGAAATCATTATCCACagatcaaatcatcaacaagaTTTTATTGCACTTACCCGTGAAACCTCTCATTCGATTTCGATCCGTTTGTAAATCATGGCGTTCTCTAATCAACGATCCAATTTTCATCGATGCACATCGAAAGAAAATGGAAATTGTTAGCGACAACTTGCGTCTATTCCAAATTGTGTACCAATTATATCCCAATGAAGGGCTTCGATCATGGTGTTACGCGGGAAGCCCGAGCAACGAGTTAATTCACCCGGGCTTCCCCATAATGAACACGAAGCCATGTACCTATGAGTTGGTAGGTTCGTGTAACGGATTAATTTGTTTCCTCACGAATTTCTTACACGgtaaaaaagaaatcaatttaTGGAACCCGTCATTGAGGAAATACAGGACGGTGCCCGCTTCCACCTTCTCCCCGGAACGTCAGAGGCACGCGCCTAGTTACGGGTTCGGTTTTGATGGTAGCAACGATCACAAAATGGTAAAAGTTACTTACATTGATGAtagaatattaaaaaaaccaATTGTCGAGGTGTATAGTTTAAAACAGGATTCATGGAAGACCATTGGGGACTGTTTTCCTTCACAATATTATTACGTACGAGGTGTCACGGTTTTCTTCAACGGGTGCATCCATTGGCTTACGCAGCGCGAATACGGAAAAATTCGACCTAGGAGGTTGCCTATAGTTTCTTTTGACGTGGTAAAAGAGGTGTTTCAAGAATTTTGGCTCCCCAATCCTACAGAACGGGAAGCCAATTGTATAAGCCCGTTGCATGGATCACTATGTGTTTGTGCAAAATCAACTTCACCAATCGATACAATTCTCGATATTGAGGTTTGGTTAATGAAAGAATACGCAATGGAGGAGACGTGGACAAAATTGTATGTGACAAGGTTGGATGAAGAGTTGTCCGGGCCTATAATTCCTTTGAGAGTGTTGGACCATTTTGCAGAGGCAATTGTGTACATAAATAAGAATGTTTTTTTGTATgatcatgaaaatgaagaattTGAGGATTTTGGTATTTGGGCTAATGGAATTGGAGTTCCTTATGTGACTTCTTTTATGGAGAGTTTGGTTTGGGTTGAACCAATTATAGTTGAAACTACTCgaattaaagaagaagttaaTTTTACAATTGAAAGGATGGAAATTGAGAATGCAAAGCTAGAGAGTACAACTAGTAAGAAGGAAACTAAGGAAGTAGGTGCTAAGCAAGATGGTAATTGTGTGATCCTATGATACAATTTCCTCATTATGTTGTCTAGGGACActttttcttgtaattttgttgttgtattattaGGATTAATGTTATTGTAATGGCATCAATTAGTATAATTCACAGTTAGGCTTTTGAATATTTCTTTTCCTATATGGGTGAAAAATTTCTTTCAGAGAAATCCAATCTTTTTTTATGGTCAATTTATGTTTTAGAATTAGGGGTTTATCTTAGTataaaatttggaattaaatttgtccactGTAGTGTTTGGTTGTGGATATTAAACTAAAACTAGgaaaaaatttataataatCCCCGGATTATAAATGAGTTCTCTTTTGATGCACGTAAAGGTGCACAAAGAATATCGAAGGAAGTTATCTAGAAAAAACTACtccatattaattttttttattgcttttgcTATCAAATCGTTCATTATGTCGCTACACACATGGTTAACGGCCAGATACAGTAAAATCAAATGAAATGTGAAAGAATTTCACACTCAAatctataaaatttaaattctaaatcCGTCTCTGTATAAAATGAAAATACGTTAACATTACATTGTGAAAAAAACAAGCAATCACCAGAACCAAAAGGGGCGAGATGTGGATGGTCGATCATTGCTCCTTGGTTTTCCCCACATTTGCGTCTCTTTAGAACTATGAAAATAACAGAATAAAAAAGTAAGAAGACAATCAGAAATTTTTCATAAGACAAAATTTGACGTAGCTAATACTATGTGGTCAATTCATTATTTGACATTGACAACGTAAGAACATAAACATAAGATAACAATGCATATAATGttggaaagaaaatgaaagtacAAAGTCATTCTAATGTTTCTCAGATAAAACATCCTAAACGAATAATACTAGTAGTAATTAACTACGTAGTATTTTTGGGATGGTGACTTTTTTCGGATTTGATGTTTTTGTCTGTTTTTCTTTTACAACACAATGTGATAAGTGTTGAAATAACAATAAAAAGAACTGAAAACCCATGTGCTAAGACCTTCAAATTCAGCCATTCTACCacaataaacatttttttttaagatgttCGGTATTCATTTTAGAATTTACGTTACATAAGGTCTATTAAAGAGAAAGtgttttttattataatttttttattcacaAGACTTGAACTCGAAATTGTTGATTAAGGATGaaagaattatattcatctCACCATAATGCTCAATAATAAATCACTTTTATTGGTTAGGAGATTCCAACATAGTTTAAATTATTATATAAGTTTACAAATGGATCATACCTTTCTATAGCGAGCCTCCTCATCTCATGATTATAAAACCTGCCACAGAGACAAATTGCaccaacaaaataaataagtataaACAAACAATATGACTGTTTGCACTTAAACCTTGTTCCTTGTTAAATCTGTATAACACAAATTATCTATGTCAAATGTGTAGGTTCAACGATACTATATTCCAGAAAGAACATAAAGGTTTACAAAGAGCAAGTCCTCACAAAGTAATGCCCCAAATTTTATTGTAATGAGAGACTTATCCTCTATTTCTGCTAATTTTTATCAGTTTTTGGTGTCTAATGTAATTTTTGatgtataatttttaaaatttgatggAGCTTTCCTTGTGTttcttgttaattttttttccacaatTTTCATAAATCTAACCGTCGGAATTTGTAAATAGTTGATGGTGGCACATTTAGAGTACCAAACTTCTTAAGAAATATGTTTAGGAgatattttgaacctactcccaaacataaagaccatttttattattatttgaccAATTGAGCAGAtaataattacatcaaaatcagATTAATGTCTTTAAGCAAATATCACAAATCTGCTTTGAAATGTTTTACTTAAACCGAGGGTCTACCAAAGACAAAAACTCTATCTCTCTGAAGTAAGGGTAAGGACTgaatacactctaccctccccagatccCACCTGTtgggattacactggatatgttgttgttgttttgtaagcaaatattataaataaataagaactgtaacaaatttattaatgataaaaaagaCCAAGTTTCCATTtagttttgaaaataaaaatgtatttaaaaaccacataaaaatattataaatcacaAGTTAGTTATATACAAGGGAAAAGGGTCACCCTACCGCCTTAGGAAAAGGCAAAAATATCTTCCGAACTTAaagtcaaaaataccctccgtTGTTTTGTAAgcaaatattataaataaataagaactGTATTCCTCCAAATTTATTAATGATAATGAAAAAGACCAAGTTTCCATTtagttttgaaaataaaaagggtGTATTTAAAAAccacataaaaatattataaatcacaAGTTAGTTATATACAAAGcagataaatgagtgaaaagagGAAGTGTACCAGCGTCCAGTTCTGTATGCAATATAACCTGCTGTAGTATACACTGGAGCCATAATAACTGTCATAGCATCCAATTATCGCGAaattagaattttcatgaaagagatttaaaatataaaaaaaaaatacatgaaatGTCAAAGAAATTCAACAATTATATAAACACTATATATAAAGAAGTCAGAATTCAGATCAATAACATTGTCATAATATTGAACTTAcgggtacgtattatattttTGATGAGATTGTTTccaaaatcatccattttcagAGTTCTACTCAGCTAGCAAGAAAGAATGGAAGAGGAGAAAGTGGGTGGAGGAAAGTGTGGTGCTTTTTCGGCAAGGAAATTAGTGCAAATGAGAACAaagattaataatatttatattacaACTAGGAAAAGATTCCTtagtaaaataatatatactcgtataaataaaataatatccCACGCGTTCCACTTTAAGTGGCAAGGTTTAGAGTCCGTGTATTGAAGATTTAAAGAACATTAAATTTTGTGTGAATTCGGACAtaaattctttaaattttgaaaataaatactattaatttaaaactatataaaatatattataaatcATAATATTTACTAATaattagaaatatttttttaaaaatgtggtTAAACATGAACTATTTTGGCTCACCAaattaatagtaataatattgtcatataaattgaaataacgGAGAGTTAGTGATCCACTAGAATAAATCATGAGCAGAAGGATCAAAGAAGCAGACGTATAGAACCATCCTGTTTTGCTGGAAATTATTACTActactcttttttattttgtttagatCAAATGCTTTGCAACTATTATTTAGCTTTTTAAATTGCCACATGCAACCAGTAACCCCATGTGGAGCACAGCATTCCTACTATATTTTTatggttaaaaaaataaaaacctttATAAAATGAAAAGCCAAAAGCAAAAGGACAAGTATCTTCCACTATTTGTTACTAGTTTATTTGATAGTTTATCATTCTTTGCTTAGGAATTAAAGAGATTTTAGTCAACATTGGATTTGCCGATTTGGGGTAAGACGGAGGCCTTCTATTATCCATTTTAATAAAACATTCAGGCTGGTTGTTATTAGCAGTCCAAAATGGACCGTATGACCAAACACTATGAATATTATAGATTAGCATATATAGCTAACGAACTAACGACTTCATCATGCGATAAGAAATAGATTTTGAacttaatttaatttcaaaagttAATTCATAAGGTTAGCATTGTCtaagataattaaaaaaaataccaaataagATTATTTATTGAGTTTAACTATAAATCAATCGTTCATGTAATCATATTCGGCGTTTTCTTGTCGATTATTCTCGTGAGACTGAATTTAGAAAGAATTAGCTATAACTGGGATATTCTATCAATGAATTGCATAAGGTACcaagaataataataaaaagtcCATGTGAATTTAATAGAAACAATAAAATTGATCAACGTAGCAATAAGGGAAATCATGACCTAGATTGTTTTCCGTTCATAAATAATTCATTTGTTCTTTGATTCTTTTAtctaattcattctttgtctaGTTATCGTTCACTATTTATTCTTGTTTGGTTTTAGGTAAAAGGGCGATTATCTTATTAGAAagggtctttgacatatatatacatcttaaggagaaatatttacgaaacgtgacgatagttttatatttacaaaacataacattacaaatcctatacaaaacatgctttatttttttaaaattttttattttttaaaaatatattttttaaattatttttttattttttaaaaaaatcatttttaaaaaaaatatttttttatttttttaaaaaaatattttttaaattttttttttattttttttttaaaaaattaatattttttttcatttcaaaaacttatgtatgaaagttgtatgaaatgcgtatatctcgctcaagacttaaaaagtttgctaaaaatttagtgtatgaaaacggtatgaaaaaatgtacttgaaatgcgtatatctcgctcaaggcttaaaaattactcaaaatcgTGTGTATTTAAAAACAATACgaatttgtatcttgctcatgtcttaaaatttcgccgACATTACCGTATATAAAATTCATGTTAGATTTCcgaaattaatacaactacaataacattgtatacaacttttgatacaacattcaagacttaaaataatcgctcaaatttttgtgtatgaaatgtgtatatcttgcttcaaggcttaaaaagttcgctcaaattttatataCGAAGAACGAtgaaaatgtgtatatcttgatcaGCGCTTTAAACATtatgctcaaaattttatgcatgagaatagtatgaaatgtgtatatctccctcaagacttagaatttcattcacattttttgtatataaatttcatattaggtttctgaaaaattaatataactacaataacattgtaacaattttcatacaatattcaaggcttaaagttttcattaaaattttgtatatgaaaattatattaaaaatttcgcccacacatacatatttcatacatttttcatacaaatttcatacatagaaatttgaggtaattttttaagccttgataaaaaaaaaaaaaagaaaaaaatatatataaaaattattttttaaaaaataaaaatatttttaaaaaaaatatatttttttttataaaaaatatatatattttctggaaaaaaataaaaaaacaaaaaatatacgaaaatccgtcatgtttcgtaatatatcgttatgttttgtaaaaaaGGAAACTATCGCATGCTTTCGCAAATATTTCTCCccaatacgtatatatacgtagttttccctattagaaattatcatattttgttACGAATATGCCTGGGCCCACATTAACGGGCAATTTGTAGTGTGATTGTCTCAGCCGGGATGcccttttaatttttggcctcaaattggtggtctttaactttttttccTTCGCTTAAGAATTTTttgtttcgggttcgaacccccgttcaaaataaaaattttaaaaaaaatcgcaagacagagCTTTGCAAGTGGACagatttgcaattttttttttaaactgagcTAGGATTCGAGCCCACAACCTTGGGAtgttaggcgaagggcaaaacttaaagaccaccaatttgaaggacaaaaattaaagaccaccccccaaaatgaaggacaatccacgCAAAAGAAAGCACACTAACAACTATTGGGCCAAGAAGTAATAGGGTCCAAAGACTTTCACAAAAGGCTTATTTGGGCAGGCACATTTAGCAACTAGTTAAAAAAGGATGAGGAGTTAGAAAGAGCGATTATGCTAATTGTAATGGACAAATGAGGGTTGCTCAGTGGGTAAAGCACCTTCAATACGATCGGTAGGTCCAGGGTTCGAGTCACCCCGGGAGGGGAAGAACTATAGATCCTCCAAAATGGgagtaaaattaaaaaatgcgTACTGTAATGTTTAAGAGTTCTCTGTCGTCTCAGCACTGTATCTCTGAGTTCTCCTCCCCTTCTGTATCAGTCTCCTTCTGCTATTTCCTTGTAATTCTGTTTAGTAATTGCAATACTACAAGTCTATTTCCCTGTATGTGAATTGGTTTTTTCGGGTTTGTTACATTGGTTTCTATGAGACCCAGATCTGCATACTTATCCAGTCACATACTTGCATTTAATTAGTCTAGTGTTTGCCTAGTTTTATTCTTTGTGATCAATATACTTGGAACTTGGCAATTTTATGACAAATATAGGAATGAGGAGCAAGAAGATTTCTCACTTTCAATGGCAATTCAAGTTGTCTTAGGAAGAGCTTTGGGTTTAATTTCCGCAATTGTCACAAATCAATATTCAAAGGTATCTATCCTAGAAGGATGATAAAATATCATGTTTATATAACATTATGGAATATGGCATTGGATATCTGTCCACCAAAAATTAAATAGATGGAAAGAAATTACTTAATATTTTTGTCAACTAGCATTCTTGTAGCCTATGACTCATAAAGAAGAGAATCAATTTATGGATGGAATCAAATATGCCCTTCCGAAATTTAAACCTAAAACATCatgatttttaattattttattgatcaCTGGATCATACCCTTTAGTGCGAACTTAGTTCCATCTTTGAATTCTTTTTCAAAACTTGCTTGGAAGTTGGATCCACTTGATTTGTCCCCCaaactaatactccctccggataaaaaaaaagtgtccacttaatcttcttttttttttgggtcaaaagaACGTTCActtttcaaatcaagaaagaattaaccttatcttttcagatttgcccctattaaatcctatgtgatcaaatccaatacctatttaattaaaaaggctttagtcaaattacctctTTCGTCTGGTGAAATAGATTTTTCTTAAGGTATATTCATTTAGGGACACCTTTTCTCTTTTAGCTTCTTGTTTGACAATAACTTCAATCACACATTGGTTAGTTGGCTAGAGCATTAAACCCTTTTGACTTAATAGTTGTTGGCTTCCCGCTATTcattaaaaattgggaaaagggccaaatttaCCCCTCTATTATTGGAAATAGTTCACATTTACCCCCCGTTATACTTTCGCGACAAATTCCCCTACCGTTACCTAAGTAGCAATATTTCGCCCCTATTTTTAACACCAAATTAATCGCGGCAATTGTAATATTTTTAAAGGAAAGGGCCCGATTTACCCTCTACTATTGGAAATAGTCCACATTTACCCTCTGCTATACTTTCAAgacaaatttctttttttacgTTACCAATAATAATTACCAACTAATGTAAACTTATCACAAATACAAATTCTTCGAGAATTCAATagctttttttttatcaaacttatatttttaattaaaaaaaatcattgaatAACTAACTTTTTCATCGAGAGACCAATTATTATTGTATGCCATATTTGAATTTGATGTAACTATAGTTAACTCACAAATTCTAAATTCTCAATACACGACGATATATAGTTAATGCTTCCGTGTCATGAATTATGTAGACGTAATTCTTATATGTGTGTTATTAggacaacaacatacccagtaaaaTCTCACCAAGTGGGTTTGGGGAAACTGTGTTATTAGGACAAAGAGTCAAAAGTCAGCGTGAGCATTAAAGAATAAAGCGGCTAACATCTTTACTTTGGTGTGGAACTTCAGAAAGCACGCCAAAATCGAACTTAAGAGACTAGAAGAGCAGTGTTGTCCGTCGACATGCTTCCTTGTTCACAAAGGGTTATTTTTGGTATTCTGTAATTTAACGCTTTAAGAATATTGTACCATCTTGCTGCATGAATGTCATTTTCCCACAGCTAACTAAGAAAACGGGAATTTGGCACAGTGTATCAACAGAGAAATACAATTGGCATAGAATAatcatgtttcaaaatattgGTATGGAATGGCCTATTCACACATTTTAGGCTATTTTTCTTTGTACCCCACAACCCATAAATCATGCCATTAATATAGCTTCACATACAGTTTGAATTTCATTTTCTGTCCAACCAAATTTCCCCTCTTTTATTTCATCTCCTAAAATATTTCAATTaacaattgttttttttttttgtctgttTCTGAAACCCTTTGCCTTGTAAACTTATATCACCTccgtataaaaaataaaaatacatctaGTGTATTCATATAATGTATACATCTTCTATAACAGTTATTGATCATTTGTATACATCTATTGTAGTCATATAATGTATACgaatatttatatacatttaCTATAGTAACATACGGTGTCAATGTGGCTATACACATGTTGATTTGTATACATAGACTGGTGTCGAAATATTCCATAAGTTTCAAATTCTATGTATGCAATAcataaatattaatttatttatttttagatacatggtgttttttttaaaattaataatgtGTGTTTGATGTATATCAAATATGAAATTTGATTTGGTATACGCATAATGTGTATAAAACCTGTTTGTTGATCATTTGTATACACCTATTGTATTCATATAATGTATATCAAGTTAAAGaagggataaaaaaaaaaaaaaatcatccctATTATATAGTTAGGTTAATAGGGATAAGAAAATAGTCATCCCTATTATTTAGCTGCTTACTTAGTTGGTTAAGTTGAGCTCAGTTTTAGGCCTATAATTTGCTAAAACTTTTTAGGTTAAAAGACGCCAATAATATGTAAGAGTCGATCAAGTATAACGGGGGGTAAATTTATGTGCCGAGAAAGTATAATCGGGGGGTAAATGTGGACTATTTCAATAAGTATAGGGGTAAATCAGCtccttttccttaaaaatattaCAATTGCCACGTGGGACCGGTGTTAAAAATAGGGACAAATATTCTACTTATGTGAATTAGAGGGAAATTTGCGCCGAAAGATAACGGGGGCAAAATGCCACTATTTCAATAGTAGAGTGTAAAATCATCTTTTCCTTAAAATTTCCCATATCATTTACGCTAGAAAATAGTGTTGgctaaaaaaaatcaatgatAGACTCCTAATAATAGTTGTGTGTTtcacctaaaattaaaattttcttggAAGGGCTAAAGGGCATAGCAAATTAAACCAACAAGTCAACATCAAAATGAGATTGAGTTGCGCAGACTCCATAACCTCTTTGATTCTTCAAGATTCTCTTTGCTTAGAAACCCCGCCTTGCTTCTCAATCCCATCACTTAATACAACTCCCAATTAATGCTTCTCACAAAAATTATAGGCTAAATATATCGACAACCCTTAAATTTaggtaaattttatttagatatTCAAACTATAATGTGTTTCTATTAAACACTTATATTTTAGAAATACTCATTTATGAGTACATTGACAAGCGTTCATTACGTGGATaagttaatcacataaaatatttcTCGTCCTTTAATTAGACACATGAACATCAATTGGAATATGCATGAAGTTTTATGGTTTACTGAGGCTAATGCGTTTAAT
Coding sequences within it:
- the LOC132035228 gene encoding F-box/kelch-repeat protein At3g23880-like, producing the protein MEKSLSTDQIINKILLHLPVKPLIRFRSVCKSWRSLINDPIFIDAHRKKMEIVSDNLRLFQIVYQLYPNEGLRSWCYAGSPSNELIHPGFPIMNTKPCTYELVGSCNGLICFLTNFLHGKKEINLWNPSLRKYRTVPASTFSPERQRHAPSYGFGFDGSNDHKMVKVTYIDDRILKKPIVEVYSLKQDSWKTIGDCFPSQYYYVRGVTVFFNGCIHWLTQREYGKIRPRRLPIVSFDVVKEVFQEFWLPNPTEREANCISPLHGSLCVCAKSTSPIDTILDIEVWLMKEYAMEETWTKLYVTRLDEELSGPIIPLRVLDHFAEAIVYINKNVFLYDHENEEFEDFGIWANGIGVPYVTSFMESLVWVEPIIVETTRIKEEVNFTIERMEIENAKLESTTSKKETKEVGAKQDGNCVIL